One genomic window of Bradyrhizobium sp. B124 includes the following:
- a CDS encoding nuclear transport factor 2 family protein, whose protein sequence is MTIIAPPFTLESATQKVRLAEDGWNSRDPEKVSLAYTPDSRWRNRAEFATGRAEIVAFLTRKWAKELDYRLIKELWAFRDNRIGVRYAYEWRDDSRNWFRSYGNENWEYDAAGLMQRRFACINDLPIKEADRKFHWPLGRRPDDHPGLTELGL, encoded by the coding sequence ATGACCATTATCGCCCCGCCTTTCACGCTCGAAAGCGCAACTCAGAAAGTCCGCCTCGCCGAGGACGGTTGGAATAGCCGGGATCCAGAAAAGGTGTCGCTCGCCTACACGCCGGACAGCCGCTGGCGCAATCGTGCTGAATTCGCCACTGGTCGCGCCGAGATCGTTGCGTTCCTGACCCGTAAGTGGGCCAAGGAACTGGACTACCGGCTAATCAAGGAGCTCTGGGCCTTCAGGGACAATCGGATCGGTGTCCGCTACGCCTATGAGTGGCGCGACGACAGCCGTAACTGGTTCCGTTCCTATGGCAACGAGAACTGGGAATATGATGCTGCCGGCTTGATGCAGCGGCGGTTCGCCTGCATCAACGATCTTCCGATCAAGGAAGCCGACCGCAAATTCCATTGGCCTCTCGGTCGTCGACCGGACGACCATCCGGGGCTCACGGAGTTGGGACTCTAA
- a CDS encoding 3'-5' exonuclease, with translation MFKGGPVDEVVAIDCETTGLNVRTDDVISIGAIKIRGNRILTSERFEGFVRPDASIRTDAIKIHRLRQVDVEHQVPIRKLLPDFLHFVGGRPLIGYYVDFDIAMLDKYILPFIGIKPPNPRIEISSLYYERKYGDAPLTSRSIFRFPQFSRTSTFLRFLNMTRSTTP, from the coding sequence ATGTTCAAGGGCGGCCCCGTGGACGAAGTTGTCGCCATCGATTGCGAGACCACGGGGCTAAACGTACGTACGGACGACGTCATCAGCATCGGCGCCATCAAAATCAGAGGCAACCGCATTCTGACAAGTGAGCGCTTCGAGGGGTTCGTACGCCCCGATGCAAGCATACGAACGGATGCGATCAAGATACACCGCCTGCGTCAGGTCGACGTTGAGCATCAAGTCCCGATCCGGAAGCTGTTGCCTGACTTCCTGCATTTCGTCGGCGGGCGGCCGCTCATCGGGTACTACGTCGATTTCGACATCGCGATGCTGGACAAATATATTCTTCCGTTCATTGGAATCAAACCGCCAAATCCGCGCATCGAGATCTCCAGCCTCTACTACGAGCGGAAGTACGGCGATGCCCCCCTAACATCTCGATCGATCTTTCGTTTTCCGCAATTCTCGCGGACCTCGACATTCCTTCGCTTCCTCAACATGACGCGTTCAACGACGCCTTAA
- a CDS encoding TetR/AcrR family transcriptional regulator, whose amino-acid sequence MRTLNERPDVVPLIAEVFRDLGYEGASLSRITEKTGLGKGSLYHFFPGGKEDMAKAVLEDVGTWFERQIFQPLRTDRPDIAIPRMWEAVDSYFRSGARICLVGAFALDETRDRFADAISGYFGQWIASLRDALVREGWSPASAEERAEDIVLGIQGALVLARASRDKTVFARAMARLKARLERSAAQ is encoded by the coding sequence ATGCGGACGCTCAACGAGCGCCCTGACGTCGTTCCCCTCATAGCCGAAGTCTTTCGGGACTTAGGCTATGAGGGAGCGTCGCTCAGCCGGATCACCGAAAAGACCGGCTTAGGGAAGGGTAGCCTCTACCATTTCTTCCCCGGTGGAAAAGAAGACATGGCGAAAGCCGTGTTGGAGGACGTTGGCACCTGGTTCGAGCGCCAGATCTTTCAACCTCTGCGAACCGACAGGCCAGACATCGCGATCCCCCGAATGTGGGAGGCCGTTGATTCCTATTTCCGGTCGGGTGCGCGCATCTGTCTCGTCGGCGCCTTTGCCCTCGACGAAACGCGGGATCGATTTGCCGACGCCATCTCGGGCTATTTCGGCCAGTGGATCGCGTCGCTGCGCGATGCTCTCGTCCGGGAAGGCTGGAGCCCCGCGAGCGCCGAAGAGCGCGCCGAGGATATCGTGCTCGGAATCCAGGGTGCGTTAGTACTGGCGCGCGCAAGCAGGGACAAAACGGTATTCGCCCGCGCAATGGCACGTCTCAAGGCACGGCTGGAACGCAGTGCCGCGCAGTGA
- a CDS encoding SRPBCC domain-containing protein codes for MSMLVPATPEDLWKTLIDVPSISSCIPGCEDVEEIARLESYKATVKQKIGPFKLEVPAEILVESVTEPSHVRTRATGRDKITGTRLAVILDVSVIPEDSGSKLAVDAKVDIQGRLATMGLGIIRRRVDQNFEEFETRLKNLLGAA; via the coding sequence ATGTCGATGCTGGTGCCGGCGACGCCAGAGGATCTCTGGAAGACGTTGATCGACGTGCCCAGCATCTCGTCCTGCATCCCCGGATGCGAGGACGTCGAAGAGATCGCGCGGCTGGAATCCTACAAGGCGACGGTCAAGCAGAAGATCGGGCCTTTCAAGCTCGAAGTGCCGGCTGAGATCCTTGTCGAGTCGGTGACGGAGCCGTCTCACGTCCGCACTCGTGCCACGGGCCGCGACAAAATCACCGGGACCAGGCTCGCGGTCATCCTCGACGTCAGCGTGATTCCGGAAGACTCGGGCTCCAAGCTGGCCGTCGACGCGAAGGTCGACATCCAGGGGCGCCTGGCGACCATGGGACTCGGGATCATCAGACGCCGCGTTGACCAGAATTTCGAGGAATTCGAGACGCGACTCAAAAACCTGCTGGGCGCGGCCTGA
- a CDS encoding leucyl aminopeptidase, producing MSRQIVDVDMLELFKAELTLCKVKKGEIVAVLSGGEDQQEYAQAFMLAAQSLGATTFHLNVPKYGQGKVAGVQGRHALAGNQPAIDTLKRVDMVIDLLGLLFSREQLEIQEAGTRILRVMEPFHILKKMFPTEDLRRRTELSRTLLQSASKMRITSPGGTDVIYGLKQYPVISEYGYTDEPGRWDHFPSGFAFTQATDGEVNGTVVLMPGDILCAFKRYIQSPVTLTIKDGYIVDLKGEGTDALLIKNYIDSFGDTRGWAISHIGWGANERATWHHIAASQELSSEHIMNALSFYGNVLFSTGPNTELGGTNDTPCHLDIPLRGCSLWLDDIHILDKGNFAYPELKAPGR from the coding sequence ATGTCCCGACAGATCGTTGATGTTGACATGCTAGAGCTTTTCAAGGCCGAGTTGACACTCTGCAAGGTGAAGAAGGGCGAAATTGTTGCGGTCCTGAGCGGCGGCGAGGATCAGCAGGAATACGCCCAGGCTTTCATGCTCGCTGCGCAAAGCCTGGGCGCAACGACCTTTCATCTCAACGTGCCGAAGTACGGCCAGGGCAAGGTCGCGGGCGTGCAGGGCCGGCATGCGCTCGCCGGCAACCAGCCGGCGATCGATACGCTCAAGCGCGTGGATATGGTGATTGATCTTCTGGGGCTGCTGTTCTCCCGTGAGCAACTCGAAATTCAGGAGGCAGGCACGCGCATCCTGCGTGTGATGGAGCCGTTCCACATCCTCAAGAAGATGTTCCCGACCGAAGATCTGCGCCGGCGAACGGAGCTCTCTCGAACCCTGCTGCAGTCGGCCAGCAAAATGCGGATCACGTCGCCGGGCGGAACGGACGTCATCTATGGCCTGAAGCAATACCCGGTCATTTCCGAATACGGATACACCGATGAACCCGGGCGCTGGGATCACTTCCCGTCAGGTTTTGCCTTTACTCAGGCGACCGACGGCGAGGTCAACGGCACCGTGGTGCTGATGCCCGGTGACATCCTCTGCGCGTTTAAGCGTTACATCCAGTCGCCGGTCACGCTGACCATCAAGGATGGCTACATCGTCGACCTCAAGGGCGAAGGCACCGATGCGTTGCTCATCAAGAATTATATCGACAGCTTCGGCGATACGCGCGGCTGGGCAATCTCGCATATCGGCTGGGGGGCGAACGAGCGCGCCACCTGGCACCACATCGCCGCTTCCCAGGAACTTTCGTCGGAGCACATCATGAATGCGCTCTCCTTCTACGGGAACGTCCTGTTCTCGACGGGTCCGAACACGGAGCTTGGCGGTACGAATGACACGCCGTGTCATTTGGACATTCCGCTTCGCGGCTGCAGCCTGTGGCTCGACGATATCCACATCCTCGACAAGGGCAATTTTGCTTATCCGGAGTTGAAGGCACCGGGCCGCTAG
- a CDS encoding isochorismatase family protein, translating to MTGIKQPWDDVIPLDERETYALAGLGGAAGFGKRPALLVIDVQYRSVGDRPMPIREAIKQYPTSCGEAGWHAVAHIAELVRLFREKRWSVIFPHVARKVGQDQGAFSAKIPGIMRIPPEGYGFVREVAPEPGELLLPKTQASAFFGTPLATYLIGAAVDSLVVTGCTTSGCVRASVVDACALNFKSIVPSDAVYDRSPTSHAVNLFDIASKYADVVPTEVAIERLRPLSDFRTEDWPT from the coding sequence GTGACTGGCATCAAGCAACCTTGGGACGATGTGATACCCCTCGATGAGCGCGAGACCTATGCTCTCGCCGGGCTGGGTGGCGCAGCGGGATTCGGCAAACGACCGGCGTTGCTGGTCATCGACGTGCAGTATCGTTCGGTCGGCGACCGGCCGATGCCGATCCGCGAAGCGATCAAGCAATACCCCACCAGCTGCGGCGAGGCTGGTTGGCATGCCGTTGCACACATCGCCGAATTGGTGCGGTTGTTCCGCGAGAAGAGGTGGTCGGTGATTTTCCCGCATGTCGCGCGGAAGGTGGGCCAGGACCAGGGCGCGTTCTCCGCGAAGATCCCCGGTATCATGCGGATCCCGCCCGAGGGCTATGGGTTCGTCCGTGAGGTGGCTCCGGAGCCCGGCGAGTTGCTGCTGCCGAAGACGCAGGCAAGCGCATTCTTCGGTACTCCGCTTGCGACGTATCTGATCGGGGCCGCCGTCGACTCGCTTGTGGTGACGGGCTGCACGACCAGCGGCTGCGTGCGGGCCTCGGTCGTAGATGCGTGCGCGCTGAACTTCAAATCAATCGTGCCGAGCGATGCCGTCTATGACCGCTCGCCCACGTCGCACGCCGTCAACCTGTTCGATATCGCCAGCAAATACGCAGATGTGGTGCCGACGGAAGTCGCAATCGAGCGCCTTCGTCCGCTGTCGGACTTCCGCACAGAGGATTGGCCGACATGA
- a CDS encoding FAD-dependent monooxygenase, whose translation MSIERVSKSSVLIAGAGIGGLAMALSLLRRGIDCDVFEQASELREVGAGLWVSMNGVRVLRDLGLTEQVEQNCIAAERRSIRLWNTGDRWPLYNRSSDAARNQPYLLLRAHLLKLLVDGVRQLKPGAIHLNAHVVGFSQNDEGVRAKLADGSEVEGRALIGADGAHSKVRLGLIGKIESQYTKTIAWRGLVPVDRLAPHQREPEVATWIGPTAHVTAYPVRWQNTVMMTFSGQVDHNDWLLESWSEKGSAEECLKDFEGWHPDIIELVKNVDTLNKWGLFVRPSLDTWSMGRVTLLGDACHSMLPYLGQGVNMALEDASVLARCFEEQPDDLPVAFKTYQSLRLDRTTVVTKSAASMLPIFHSQELSTPETASDYIKTQWAPEASAARYDWIYRYDATTVPLH comes from the coding sequence ATGAGTATTGAACGGGTCAGTAAATCGAGCGTCCTCATTGCCGGCGCCGGCATTGGAGGCTTGGCGATGGCGCTATCGTTGCTCCGTCGCGGCATCGATTGTGATGTATTCGAGCAAGCGTCCGAGTTGCGTGAGGTAGGAGCCGGCCTTTGGGTCTCCATGAACGGCGTGCGCGTTCTTCGGGATCTTGGCCTCACCGAACAGGTCGAGCAAAACTGCATAGCGGCCGAGCGACGCTCGATTCGGCTGTGGAACACCGGGGATAGGTGGCCGCTCTACAACCGCAGCTCCGATGCAGCGCGTAATCAGCCCTATCTGCTGCTCCGCGCTCACCTGCTGAAGCTTCTCGTTGACGGCGTGCGCCAGTTGAAGCCGGGTGCCATTCATCTGAACGCCCACGTTGTCGGGTTCAGTCAAAACGACGAAGGGGTTCGGGCCAAGCTCGCCGACGGCTCCGAGGTCGAAGGGCGCGCCCTGATCGGCGCTGACGGTGCTCATTCGAAGGTCCGTCTTGGCCTTATCGGCAAGATCGAGAGCCAGTACACGAAGACCATCGCCTGGCGTGGTCTCGTGCCGGTCGACCGCCTTGCACCGCATCAGCGCGAACCCGAGGTGGCAACCTGGATTGGGCCCACTGCGCATGTCACGGCCTATCCGGTCCGCTGGCAGAACACGGTCATGATGACCTTTTCGGGCCAGGTCGACCATAACGACTGGCTGCTCGAATCCTGGTCGGAGAAGGGCTCGGCCGAGGAGTGCCTGAAGGACTTCGAGGGTTGGCATCCGGACATCATCGAACTGGTCAAGAACGTGGATACGCTGAACAAGTGGGGCCTGTTCGTGCGGCCGTCGCTGGATACGTGGTCAATGGGACGTGTCACCCTGCTCGGCGACGCTTGCCATTCGATGCTCCCATACCTCGGGCAGGGTGTGAACATGGCCCTGGAGGATGCATCCGTCCTCGCACGTTGTTTCGAGGAGCAACCCGATGACCTCCCGGTAGCATTCAAGACCTATCAGAGCCTACGGCTCGATCGTACCACGGTGGTCACGAAGTCCGCGGCCAGCATGCTGCCGATCTTCCATAGCCAAGAGCTGAGCACGCCGGAGACGGCGAGTGATTACATCAAGACTCAGTGGGCGCCGGAGGCGTCGGCTGCGCGATACGATTGGATTTACCGGTACGACGCGACCACCGTGCCGCTTCACTGA
- a CDS encoding FAD binding domain-containing protein: MLPTPFEFERASTIADAIRAVGQEGDGMFYSGGTELLLAMKMRVIHTERLIDIKGIPGLDRIVLNDANELEIGSRCTHKKIAGDSIILEHVPALASLCANVANVRVRSVGTIGGNLCFGEPHADPPTMLGALDARLVLQGPSGTRLVHADDFIRSELETVREPDELLTRVVFPRPSGPVTYRRFKHGERPSVNVAMAWSLDANGRRIRSARVRVGALGSRPQPLKAVEKALQDISVAEVRPAIEAVLPTALDELEVNEDRHGGADYKRHLAGVLLLRNAEEAIAAGGSA; this comes from the coding sequence ATGCTGCCGACTCCTTTCGAATTTGAGAGGGCATCCACCATCGCCGACGCCATCAGGGCGGTCGGGCAGGAGGGCGACGGCATGTTTTATTCCGGCGGCACCGAATTGCTGCTGGCGATGAAGATGCGCGTCATCCATACCGAGCGGCTTATCGACATCAAAGGAATCCCCGGCCTCGATCGCATCGTCCTGAACGACGCGAACGAGCTGGAAATCGGCTCGCGCTGCACACACAAGAAGATCGCGGGCGATTCCATCATTCTCGAACACGTGCCGGCGCTGGCCTCGCTCTGTGCCAACGTGGCGAACGTCCGGGTCCGCAGCGTCGGAACAATCGGCGGCAATCTGTGCTTCGGCGAGCCGCATGCAGATCCGCCAACGATGCTCGGCGCGTTGGATGCGCGGCTTGTGCTTCAAGGTCCGAGCGGCACCCGCCTTGTTCACGCCGACGATTTTATCCGGAGCGAGCTGGAAACGGTGCGGGAACCCGACGAGTTGCTGACGCGCGTGGTGTTTCCGCGCCCCTCTGGGCCCGTGACCTATCGGCGGTTCAAGCACGGTGAGAGGCCCTCGGTGAACGTCGCCATGGCCTGGTCGCTGGACGCCAACGGAAGGAGGATCAGAAGCGCCCGCGTGCGGGTCGGAGCGCTCGGTTCGCGACCTCAGCCCTTGAAGGCAGTTGAAAAAGCTCTCCAGGACATATCCGTCGCCGAGGTTCGCCCGGCTATCGAGGCGGTGCTCCCGACGGCACTGGATGAGCTTGAAGTCAATGAGGATAGGCATGGCGGCGCCGACTATAAGCGCCACCTTGCAGGTGTCTTGCTGCTGCGAAACGCCGAAGAGGCCATCGCGGCAGGCGGGAGCGCATGA
- a CDS encoding MFS transporter: MSAATSSSEDYTPGQRYSIMISAMLGYILDFYDVLIFPFLLPAIQRSMSLSLTEVGSLQGLTLFGSAIGGALFGVIGDRFGRKTSLQLTIALFSVAAIVSAFAWNYWSLAALRLITGIGLGGEYGVGMVLFNEAWKKGSRGLGAAALQGCAVIASSTASIVGIWLIATFSDEWSWRIGLLSGGVPILLIIFIRFFMPESKIWLEYERQRKASRATAEARTLPLADLFRNGLARQTVTGFVWLMSYMLCYYSVVSFIPTLLLRDMHTPGDVVRTTAVLLSVVSGICYLANGFFNDRAGRRFGALVPALFWVGSLVGMAVWGSQLYAGSKTEWPMFWLYIGFGIGNVALGVTGVWISELYPVNLRATAVSTFYMGGRGLGSIAPVIVPLAAGHLGGSLLNGMVAVALPAATIFILSSLLLPETLGRDLSARGFKVDTETEGNMKAASVSGV, encoded by the coding sequence ATGTCGGCAGCCACCTCGAGTTCGGAAGACTACACCCCGGGGCAACGGTACTCGATCATGATATCGGCGATGCTGGGCTACATACTCGATTTCTATGACGTTCTGATATTCCCGTTCCTCTTGCCTGCGATCCAGCGATCGATGTCGCTATCGCTCACCGAGGTCGGCTCACTGCAAGGGCTTACATTGTTCGGATCGGCCATCGGTGGAGCGCTATTCGGCGTTATCGGTGATCGATTTGGCCGAAAGACTTCGCTTCAGCTCACAATCGCACTGTTTTCTGTCGCCGCGATTGTTTCGGCGTTCGCATGGAATTACTGGTCTCTTGCCGCGCTGCGCTTGATCACCGGCATCGGTCTCGGCGGCGAGTACGGCGTCGGCATGGTGCTCTTCAACGAGGCCTGGAAAAAAGGCAGCCGAGGTTTGGGGGCGGCCGCGCTCCAAGGTTGCGCCGTGATCGCGTCGTCCACAGCTTCAATAGTTGGCATCTGGCTGATTGCAACGTTCAGTGACGAGTGGAGCTGGCGCATCGGTTTGCTGAGTGGCGGCGTGCCCATTCTGCTGATCATCTTTATTCGCTTCTTCATGCCTGAATCCAAGATCTGGCTGGAGTATGAGAGGCAACGCAAGGCCAGCCGGGCCACGGCAGAAGCTCGCACACTTCCCCTCGCGGATCTCTTCCGGAACGGGCTGGCACGGCAAACCGTCACCGGCTTCGTATGGCTGATGAGCTACATGCTCTGCTACTACAGCGTCGTCTCCTTCATTCCGACGCTGCTGCTGCGGGATATGCATACGCCGGGTGATGTCGTCCGTACGACCGCTGTCCTGCTCTCGGTAGTCAGCGGCATTTGCTACCTCGCGAACGGCTTTTTCAACGACAGAGCCGGCCGCCGCTTCGGGGCTCTCGTGCCCGCGCTGTTTTGGGTCGGGTCTCTGGTCGGTATGGCCGTATGGGGCAGTCAGCTCTACGCCGGATCGAAGACCGAATGGCCGATGTTCTGGCTCTACATCGGTTTCGGCATTGGCAACGTGGCGCTGGGTGTGACCGGCGTCTGGATTTCCGAACTCTATCCGGTCAACCTACGTGCGACGGCGGTGTCAACATTTTATATGGGAGGTCGAGGGCTCGGCAGCATCGCCCCCGTGATTGTACCGCTTGCGGCCGGGCATTTAGGCGGAAGCCTGCTGAACGGCATGGTGGCCGTGGCCCTTCCCGCTGCGACTATCTTCATTCTCTCCTCACTTCTGCTTCCCGAGACCCTGGGTCGTGATTTATCCGCAAGGGGTTTTAAGGTCGACACGGAAACGGAAGGCAACATGAAGGCAGCTTCGGTCTCGGGTGTTTGA
- a CDS encoding alpha/beta hydrolase has product MSRTPASGLLYGAHVRANGIRQHYLRFGGTGPAIVIVPGISTTAAQWAFIAERLCIGHDVYVLDVRGRGLSESGPHLNYSLDACASDLVSFAEALGLGPYTLMGHSMGGRIGIRAARWRPSSVEQLILIDPPVSGPGRRAYPIPIEPLLKLLHSAKLGEIDAVLRSPSAPQWPEQHIRARAEWMHTCDERALIEGHKGFHHDDIHRDVAHLSVPTALIVAGRGGVIRPEDETEIRRLLPSIAIRTLESAGHQMQIDDTEGFLSIVEELLARPVRPTRVHVQQTGDQ; this is encoded by the coding sequence ATGAGCCGCACCCCAGCCTCCGGACTTCTGTATGGGGCACATGTGCGTGCCAACGGCATCCGTCAGCACTATCTGCGTTTCGGCGGAACAGGACCTGCTATCGTGATTGTGCCGGGCATATCGACGACCGCGGCGCAATGGGCTTTCATCGCGGAGCGATTGTGCATCGGACACGACGTATACGTGCTCGATGTCCGCGGCCGCGGCCTGTCCGAAAGTGGCCCGCATCTCAATTACTCTCTCGACGCGTGCGCATCCGATCTCGTCTCGTTCGCTGAAGCGCTCGGACTTGGTCCGTACACACTGATGGGCCACTCAATGGGCGGCCGCATCGGAATACGTGCTGCACGCTGGCGGCCATCATCTGTTGAACAGCTGATATTGATCGATCCACCGGTCTCTGGTCCGGGACGCCGGGCCTACCCGATTCCGATCGAACCCCTCCTCAAACTGCTTCATAGCGCAAAGCTTGGCGAGATCGACGCAGTGCTGCGAAGCCCTTCCGCGCCCCAGTGGCCTGAGCAGCACATCCGCGCCAGGGCGGAGTGGATGCATACTTGCGACGAGCGCGCGCTCATCGAAGGTCACAAGGGCTTTCATCACGATGACATTCATCGCGACGTCGCCCACCTCAGCGTTCCGACCGCATTAATCGTTGCGGGGCGGGGAGGGGTCATTCGGCCCGAAGATGAAACAGAAATTCGCAGATTGCTGCCGTCGATCGCGATCAGGACGCTGGAGAGCGCGGGGCACCAAATGCAGATCGACGATACGGAGGGCTTTCTTTCGATCGTTGAAGAGCTTCTAGCGCGACCGGTTCGACCGACGCGCGTCCACGTCCAGCAAACAGGAGATCAGTGA
- the cynS gene encoding cyanase, with the protein MQSEYSCTARAGLAEAAVIAKRRKDLTWDQIAEGTGLNVAFVTTAILGNHPLPAAAAELVGKRLELSADDISLLQSVPMRGRLEIPSDPTLYRFHEMMQVYGPALKALVHERFGDGIVSAINFRMSIDKEADPEGGERVVIMLNGKFLPVKPY; encoded by the coding sequence ACCGCCCGCGCCGGGCTGGCCGAGGCCGCCGTCATTGCCAAGCGGCGCAAGGACCTAACCTGGGACCAGATCGCTGAAGGCACCGGCCTAAATGTTGCCTTCGTCACCACGGCAATTCTTGGCAATCACCCCCTGCCCGCCGCGGCGGCCGAACTGGTCGGCAAACGCCTGGAGCTCAGCGCCGACGACATCTCGCTACTGCAAAGCGTGCCGATGCGCGGCCGCCTGGAGATCCCGTCCGACCCGACCCTGTACCGCTTCCACGAGATGATGCAGGTCTACGGCCCAGCCCTGAAGGCCCTGGTGCATGAGCGCTTCGGCGATGGCATCGTCAGCGCCATCAACTTCCGCATGAGCATCGACAAGGAAGCCGATCCCGAGGGCGGCGAGCGCGTCGTGATCATGCTCAACGGCAAGTTCCTGCCGGTGAAGCCCTACTGA
- a CDS encoding (2Fe-2S)-binding protein: MIHVLPISFSLNGQATAIDVPTHTLLIDLIRDRLGLKGTKRSCDMEVCGACTVLLDGEPISSCTTLAVDVDRREVTTIEGVTPPDGLSRIQKAFVLHGGLQCGFCTPGFIMAVTALLKATPHPTDEEIRHYLHGNLCRCTGYTKIFEAVRSLAAGQVSEDAA; encoded by the coding sequence ATGATACATGTGCTGCCCATTTCATTCTCGTTGAACGGCCAGGCGACCGCGATCGACGTCCCGACCCATACGCTGTTGATCGATCTGATCCGGGATCGCCTTGGTCTGAAGGGAACCAAGCGTTCCTGCGACATGGAAGTATGCGGCGCGTGCACCGTTCTGCTCGACGGTGAACCGATTTCGAGTTGCACCACACTCGCCGTCGATGTCGATCGGCGGGAGGTCACGACCATTGAGGGCGTGACGCCGCCCGATGGCCTGTCACGGATTCAGAAGGCGTTCGTGCTTCACGGCGGCCTTCAGTGCGGCTTCTGCACGCCAGGCTTCATTATGGCGGTCACAGCGCTGCTGAAGGCGACGCCGCACCCGACCGACGAAGAAATCCGTCACTACCTGCACGGCAACCTATGCCGTTGCACGGGATACACCAAGATTTTCGAAGCCGTAAGGAGCCTTGCCGCCGGGCAAGTCTCCGAAGATGCCGCTTAA